agagagaggagagaaggagagagaggagaaggagagggaggggagggggagagagagtgcggTGAAGTATGATATTAATAAACTGTTACACTACTTAtaccacgtgtgtgtgtggtacagtatTTGTGTGAAACTTAAAGAATGGGGTGAGATGAGTTGGCCCAGGTTCTGTGTTTCCTGAAGCATCGTTCAGTTGATGAGGTTATGACATTAGCTTCCTGTATGGCCTTCTGTAAGGTAGGGGGAtttctgacattgaatatcccacTTAACTctctctaacacaaacacactgtagcTTCAACCAATCGACATACAGTAGCTCTCTGTCCCACGAACCTGATGTCTCTTCTGTCATACCAGAGCCAGAATCTGTGTAGTCTGTGTAGTCCTGctggagagacagaatgagacaatgtgagaaagaaagacaactaggaccactgtgtgtgtggtgtgtgtgtgtgtgtgtgtgtgtgtgtgtgtgtgtgtgtgtgtgtggtttgtgtgtgtNNNNNNNNNNNNNNNNNNNNNNNNNttcttcctcctctttctcctcctccttcttctcttcttcctgtggGACGGTTCCCCGTAGATGGGTTGTCAAAGTTCACGAGGGCATGTCCTTCCTGGGTAGGCAGGGCTGTGACTGGGGGGAGGGGcaagcaggagaggaggagacgggaCTCAACCTCCACAGTTTAGACATGAACCTCTCCCtgtgcctgagagagagagaggcgggtggAGGGTGGGAGAAGGAGGGTGTaggaaagaagaaggagaaaggagggaggaaaggcagTGTGAGCAGAGAAAGGAGCAAGACAGAGGGGAAGGTATTTAGATAAATGGTGTTGTGCTTGTTGTTTCTGTAGATGACAAAATTAACAGCTAGTTAATTAACTGATGGTTAATCATGATAACCATAGATATGTACAGGACAGGGTTTAACATAGATTGTCAGACTGAATACAGTGTTATCTTAGTGAGGATCAGAGTGGAGGTGAAGAACAGAGGGGAGTGGTTTTCCTGTAGAGGTAGGCGGACAACAGAGTGATGACAGCAGCACACAGGAAGCAACCACCCACAGGACATGAGCCACACCTCCACATCACCCCGAGACTCAGagactgggagggagaggggagggaggagagagagagggagagggggaaaacaGAGGGGTTGGAGGcgagagggaaacagagggaggggagggagaggaggtgagagagagggggagggagggagagagaggagggagagagagaggagaaaggaggagggggagggaggagagcaggggagagagagagaggggagggagagagagagagagagagaggggagggagagagaggaggggaagagcgggggggagagagaggggagggagagagagagagagaggagggggagagtgggagagagagagaaaggagagggggaggggagaagaagcgggggagaagagagagagggagggagaagggagagagagagagaagaggagagggggggagggggagagagagtgctgGTGAAAGGTCATGATATTATAAACTGTTACACTATTATACCGACGTGTGTGTGGTACAGTATTGTGTGTGAAACTTAAgaatggggttgtgtgtgtgtgtgtgtgtgtgtgtgtgtgtgtgtttcttaccATAACAGGAGAAAGATCGCTGAACGCAGTTGGCACAGGGGCTGTAATAAAGGACATTCACCATGAACCACACAACTGTTCACACGTACACAGCTAACTGGCTAATACTTCCACTAGtgtagaggagtgtgtgtgtgtctggctgggtACATGAACAGGATCCGTTGAAGGGTAAGGGAGTTGACAGGTACTCTGTAAAGCTCTGTAGAAGGTATCTGTTAAGACTAGAGACCAGAGCAGAAAGGAAGGAACAGGGAGGGGTTGTCATGGCTACCTTTGTCTATGGGCTGGATGGTTCTAGTTAGCCTGTTCCAGGATGATAGTATGGAAGAGTTGAATTAAGCACGTACAGAtctggtgtgtgttacctgtccaGGTGTTGGCGTAGACAGCCGTGCTCCATTCACTCCAGTGGCCATCAAACTCTTCCTTAGCTCTGAGTTGGATCAGGTACTGTACTCCTGACAACGCATCTGTTATAGTGTAGAACCGGGCTGTGGTGGTCCCTTTTATCTacatgcacaccaacacacacacaacaacacttttgttttactatccttattCACATTTAAAATCGTATTTTCCCTAacgcctaaacctaaccttaaccttaaccgcaaaccccctaaccctaattataaccctaaccataaatcTAACCCCTCAGCCTAAAATAGCCGTTTTCCTTGTGGAGACTggtgaaatgtccccacttgaattgtccttgttttactaaccttgtgaggacttctggtcaccacaatgatagtaaaaccaaaaacacacacagatgacaaAATAGAAAAAGTAATGTCTGTTTGAGCCAGAACAGAGCAGGCAAGATGAAGAACATGGGTCATTACACCAACACCCAGAACAGAGCAGGCTAGATAAACAACATGGGTCATTACACCAACACAAACCCCAAGAAACAGAGCAGGCTAAATGAACATGGgtcattacacaaacacacagaacagagcaggctAGATGAACATGGGCATACACAAACACCCAGAACAGAGCAGGCTAAATGAACATGGGTCATTACACAAACACCCAGAACAGAGCAGGCTAAACGAACATGGGTCATTACACAAACACCCAgacgcacacaccaacacacgcatGCGACACCACACACCTGTGTTCCGTGTGGCATGGTGTGGTATCTGAGCTCATAGAGCAGCTCGTGGTAGcggtctctctctttccaggAGTGAGGAACAGCCCAGCTCACCCTCAGTCTCTTCTCCTGCCCCTCCACACCCTCACCACTACTGAGCTGGGGGGGTCTGGCTTAACtacacacagggagggagggagggtgagaaggtgagagagggagaggaggaggagaagttagCAAGGTGTCTTATTGAGTGGTCTGTTAAACATGCACACAAACCTATactcacatcaacacacacacacacattcccgcAATTGCTGCNNNNNNNNNNNNNNNNNNNNNNNNNAGGAGAGAGAGTGCTGGAAATATGATATTAATAAACTGTTACACTATTATACCGACGTGTGGTGGTACAGTATTTGTTGAAACTTAAAGAATGGGGTGAAGATGAGTTGGCCCAGTTCTGTGTTTCCTGAAGCAGTTCAGTTGATGAGGTTATGACATTAGCTTCCTGTTATGGCCTCTGTAATAGGGGGATTTCTGCATTGAATATCCCACTTAACTctctctaacacaaacacactgtagcTTCAACCAATCGACATACAGTAGCTCTCTGTCCCACGAACCTGATTCTCTTCTGTCATACCAGAGCCAGAATCTGTGTAGTCTGTGTTCCTgtggagagacagaatgagacaattgagaaagaaagacaactaggacacctgtgtgtgtgtgtgtgtgtgtgtgtgtgtgtgtgtgtgtgtgtgtgtgtgtgtgtgtgtgtgtgtgtgtgtgtggtgtggtgtgtgtgtgtgtgtggtgtgttgtgtgtgtgttcttaccatAACAGGAGAAAGATCGCTGAACGCAGTTGGCACAGGGGCTGTAATAAAGGACATTCACCATGAACCACACAACTGTTCACACGTACACAGCTAACTGGCTAATACTTCCACTAGTGTAagggagtgttgtgtgtgtctggctgggtACATGAACAGATCCGTTGAAGGGTAAGGGAGTTGACAGGTACTGTAAAGCTCTGTAGAAGTATCTGTTAAGAATAGAGACCAGAGCAGAAAGGAAGAACAGGGAGGGGTTGTCATGGCTACCTTTGTCTATGGGCTGGATGGTTCTAGTTAGCCTTTCCAGATGATAGTATGGAAGAGTTGAATAAGCCACAGATCTGGTGTGTTACCTGTCCAGGTGTTGGCGTAGACAGCCGTGCTCCATTCACTCCAGTGGCCATCAAACTCTTCCTTTCTAGGTGGATCAGGTACTGTACTCCTGACAACGCATCTTGTATAGTGTAGAACCGGCTGTGGTGGTCCCTTTTATCTacatgcacaccaacacacacacacacaacacttttgttttactatccttattCACATTAAAATCTATTTTCCCTAacgcctaaacctaaccttaacctaacgcaaaccctaaccctaattataACCCTAACCAAATCTAACCCCTCAGCCTAAATAGCCGTTTTCCTTGTGGAGACTggtgaaatgtccccacttgaattgtccttgttttactaaccttgtgaggacttctggtcacCACAATAtagaaaaccaaaaacacacacagatgacaaAATAGAAAAGTAATGTCTGTTTGAGCCAGACAGAGCAGGCAAATGAACATGGGTCATTACACAACACCAGAACAGAGCAGGCTAATAAAACATGGGTCATTACACAACACCAGAACAGAGCAGGCTAATAACAACATGGGTCATTaccaacacacagaacagagcaggctAGATGAACATGGGTCATTACACCAACACCCAGAACAGAGAGCTAGATGAACAACATGGGTCATTACACAAACAcccagaacagagcactagaTGAACAACATGGGTCATTACACAACACTCAGAACAGAGCAGTAGATAAACAACATGGTCATTACACCAACACCCAGAACAGAGCAGGCTAGATGAACAACATGGGTCATTACACCAACACCAGAAAGGCAGCACTAGATAAACAACATGGGTCATTACACCAACACTCAGAACAGAGCAGGCTAGATAAACAACATGGGTCATTACACCAACACCCAAACAAGCAGGCTAGATGAACAACAGGGTCATTACACCAACACTCAGAACAGACAGGCTAGATAAACAACATGGGTCATTaccaacacacagaacagagcaggctAGATAACACATGGGtcattacaccacacacagaacagagcaggctAGATAAACAACATGGGTCATTACACCACACAGAACAGAGCAGCTAGATAAACAACATGGTCATTACACCAACCACAGAACAGAGCAGGCTAGAATAACAACATGGTCATTACACCAACACCCGAACAGAGCAGGCTAGATGAACAACATGtcattacaccacacacagaacagagcaggctAAGATGAACAACATGTCATTACACCAACACCCAGAACAGAGCAGGCTGAGATGACAAACACGGGTcattacacaaacacacgcatgcgAAGCCACACACCTGTGTTCCGTGTGGCATGGTGTGGTATCTGAGCTCATAGAGCAGCTCGTGTAGcggtctctctctttccaggAGTGAGAACAGCCCAGCTcaccctcagtctctctcctgcCCCTCCACACCCTCACCACTACTGAGCTGGGAGGGGCTGGCTTAACtacacacagggagggagagggggagaaggtgagggagaaggaggaggagaatgtTAGCAAGGTGTCTTATTGAGTGGTCTGTTAAACATGCACACAAACCatactcacatcacacacacacacacgcacatgcctgcacgcacacacatcacacgcacacacacgcacattccttacgcaacacacacatcacacacacactcactaatgTCCAGAGTGTGAAGTCTAGAGAGGGCTGGTGGTGTTCGCAGCAGTGTTGGTGACACACAGGTAGGCCAGGTGTGgctctctactctccttctcttGATGACCTATAGCACACCAACACCGAGACAGCGGGCGGAGTAGGAACAGTTGACACGAGAGAATGACCCTGATAGACAGAGAGTTAGTTAGTATTCACCCACACTTTCTGTCGGCATCATCCTTATGATAAAGTAAGTAATTTAAGACAaatgaagagaagaggagaaagaagagggtgatgaggaagaggaggaagaaggaaaagAAGTGTGCTCTCACCCTTTCCGTAGAGGAGGTAGCATGGAGGGACAGGAGTCACGGTTGACTGGCTGTCCAATCACAGCGGATCTTACTGCTGGGTGACCTCTTATAGCAGGACAGCTTAGGCCTCTCTGAGGAACTGAAAGACATTCCAGGGAAAATCCATCATGTTTGTCCGTTGTTCTTATGTGACCATGAATGTCTGCTGCTGATTCACATTCACAGAACACCATACAGTATGGTTGTCAGCTTCAATGACCAAGTGATGAGGTTAGACAGAAGAATTGCCATCAGTATAACATCCTCCACGCTCACCCTCAGAGAGGACGATTTGCCCCGCGGGTGGCAGCTGATAGTTCCCAGAACACCACCGCCAGATACACATAGTCAGAGGCCAGCCACTTCTCACGCACAGACAGCTCCACTAGTGCCTCCTATCGAGGTACGCTCCCGTCAGTACTCCTGAGACCTCCCTCTCACCGCTCCCTCAGCCCACTCCTCCTCGATCCTCCTCGCTTCTTTCCTCATAGTATTTCCTCACTGTCCATCGCAATCAGTCCACGCATCGAATGACAGGGACAAGACTCTCTAGTGTCCAGCCCCTCCCCAGCTCCGCTTCATCTGGTTGTTGAGCATTCCCGTAAAGAGAAATAGTTCTGTTATCTGTTGTCCTGGGTTGATTTACATGTAACGACTCCAcccctatccctctccctcctcctcacttaGTGCCTCCTCCTCGGTTACATCTATCCACATTCTTTCCATTCCTGTTAAACTTCTCTCACATGTAAGAGATGGTCCTCCGACGATGTCCTGATGACGTCTTTCTCCTACTGGTCTTTCCGTATCATCTTCCGCTATACAGGAGGTTGCAACGTAGACAATAGATCCTTCCGTAAAAAATGTGTCTATCATTATCACGCTCTTTTATGCACTGACTGTTATTCCATTATCAACTGCCTCTTTTATAACACGGAACTGTAGTCCTATTATAAAACACTGCCTCTTCTATAACACTGACTGTTTTATTCCATTACATGCCGTCTTTATAACACGCTCTAGGTCCATCTTATTCACTCCGTCCCCTTATACAACACTACTTACATCTTCACTCCGTCTTTTTAATAACACGACTGATCCATTTATCATGCCGTCTTTTTTACATGACTGTGTTCCATTAATTGTGTCTGTTTGTCGACAGTGTCGGTTTCTCGTACATGACACTGTGGTGTTCGCCCCTTTAACCACTCACCTCCAGCCAGTTCACCTCACCTGACACTACATCCAAGACCAAAACGCTCCTGGGACCAAACACCAGCACCCTGGAGGGGTCTGAGGAGATGAGGAAACATAATAGTCAATACTCGTCCAGAGACACAGACATGAAACGACATCAGCACGCAtgtaccaccacaccacaccacacacacacacacacacaccacacacacacacacacacacacaccaacacacacacacacacacacaacacaccacacacacacaacacacacacactacaccacacctgAGGGTATAGTTGTGATGGAAAGTACAGATAAACTGAGAGAACACATTGCATAACTAATCACCAacccctctctcacttcctctttcaACACATCCCTTCttcccacctctttctctctttctctttccctttctcgaagtctatctctctttcatctcctctcAGTATTTAtcttctctcagcctgtctcttctttaacaaactctctttctctctcaccctgtatgttattctgtttttctctcctcccctatccctctctcccaccattaAAGCTCCGTCACAGAGCTACAAAACATTTGTCTAAATGTTTACTGATTAACATTCTTtactaaaaataaacaaatagtataacaatctctctgtctgtggacCCAACCTCCATAAAGCTGCTGTCACTAGACATTCTCTATAAAGACCGGCAAAAGCCAAACTGGTGACACCAGCTGATAATGTGAAGGAAACCCTGTAGAAACAGAATTATTTAAGGGTTTTGACAAATCTGTGGCTTGTTAGTTTACCCTTGGGTCTGAGTAAACACGATTGGCTCCAGCCCCTCCAgcgttctcttggctgtgtgcttagggtcgttgtcctgttggaagatcaaccttcacccagtctgaggtcctgagcgctctggagccggttgtcatcaaggatctctctgtactttgctccgttcatctttccctcgatcttgactagtctttcagtccctgccactgaaaaacatcaccacagcataatgctgccaccaccatgcttcaccgtagggatggtgccaggtttcctccagacatgacYcttggcattgaggccaaagagttcaatcttggtttcatcagaccagagaatcttgtttctcatggtctgagagtcctttaggtgctttttgacaaactccaagcgggctatcatgtgccttttactgagaagtggatTCCATTtggaccactctaccataaagacctgattgctggagtgctgcagagatggttgtccttctggaaggttctcccatctccacagaggaactctggagctctgtcagagtgaccatcgggttcttggtcacctcctggaCGAAGGCKCTTCTCRCCKGATTGTTCAGTTTGGKRYGYCYGCKagctctaggaagagtcttggtggttccaaaWttcttccatttaagaatgatgYaggccactgtgttcttggggaccattaatgctgcagaattgtttttgtacccttccccagatctgtccctcgacacaatcctgtctcggagctctactaacaattccttcgacctcatggctttgtttttgctctgacatgcactgtcagctgtgggactttatatagacaggtgtgcgcctttccaaatcataaccAATCAATggaatctaccacaggtggactccaatgaagttgtagaaacatctcaagaacgatcaatggaaacagaatgtacctgagctcaattccgagtctcataacaaagggtataaatacatatgtaaataggatatttctgttttttataaataatcaatttgctaaaatgtctaaaaacgtgttttccatttgtcattatggagtgttgtgtatagattgataaggacatttaaaatatatatatatttgacaataaggctgtaacttaacaaaacatgggaaaagggaaggggtctgaataccttctgaatgcaCCGTACGTTTGTAAGAGAAAGCTTTTCAATTGGCATCTCTCCCCCTGTTTTCAGTCACAGGTGGGGACAGTGCAGGAGGTGGGCTCATGAGTTGTGCTCCAGTTTGACTGAGGATAGCTTTATTTGTGACCTATGTACAAATTAGAATTGTGCACAGCAGAGCATAATAGAGTTGCCACATCAATGAGTTAATTAGTTAAGTCAGTTACAGTTATAAATTTACATTCCGAAgatgtatattttttaatgttattaGTTTATTCCATTCCAAATATTATAATTCGCAAATAAATATATTGTTGATTTTATGAAATTTAAAAACAACTATTGAAAACCCGTTTGCTCCTGAATGTCATTGTAAAGACCTGCTGGGATTTAAAATCTTGGCATTATTTAAATCATATTTAGTGTAATTGTACATAATGGATGGTCTGGATAAGGAACCAGCACAGAAAGaacaaagaagaaaataaatgtgcAGGTGAGTTAATAGAGAAACTTTACATCACATCTCCTCATAGTGCGGATATTAATGGTGATATGGCGCAGCGACCGACCCCGCCCATaccatttttttatataaatcaaTCATTAACATAAGACAACTAAACTATAGCTTTTTAAGTCTTTTGAGTATTACTTACATCAATCATACTCTTATAATAAACAGAATGTATGATTTTAACACACTTGTGTGAAACGCCTATTGTCATAATCTTCTACCGGGGTAACTGGCGTCCCCGGGGGCCAGTAGTCCCATAAGCGTACTTTTAAGAAACGCCCTTTTTCTagaaaacaacattaaaaaaacacttaAGAAGTAACAACACCAAAGTTTTAAAAACTGTAAGCGAGCCATTTGTTTTGAATAGTTTTTAAGAAAGAGTTCCGCCCAAGCTAAGAAGAAGAGAAATAGCCTTCATGCGGAAAGACCACACATAAAACACGCATAATGTCTATTTTCTCTGCAGAGCATAGCTTTGTTCTTGTGTCAGCAATTAAGACACATTCCTTGTTCATTACGCAGGAGAGGCTCTAGTTACCCGCCTAGTTAAACCCCTAATCCTTCCTTTTGGTAACAAATTGTCCCAACCAGCAGCCAAACTGAAGGCACCCCCACTTGTACCAACCAGAGGCACATGATGTCTTCAATGCGTTTTATTTTCAAGCCTTTTACATGTCATATCGTTATTACCTTATAGTATGCTTTTTGAGACTAGCAGAAACAACTTTGTCGCAACAGTGTGACGCACCCAACAACAAGTAGTCCCAAAAACGTCCTCCCAAATGCAGTACCACAATTATGAGAAAAAGCCAAACACCGCCCCTTCCTGTCCCCCACAAAAGTTCTAGTTATGTTGAGCTGTACGACGAAAATCTCTTAAAGCTTTTTGAGGAAATATAATgcttaaaatgaaaaacaaactaATATAGGGTGGATCACAAAGGTAAAATGCTGGAAAAAAAACACACCTCCACTTCAATTAGTGGATTAGGCGCCACAcctgtttctgacaggtgtataaaatcgagcacaccgccatgcaatctccatagacaacattggcagtagaatagccttactgaaagAGCTCAGTGATCTCTTCAGCGTGGGCACAGCTCATAAGAGATCACCCAGCCTCTTCCATGAATTCAAGTTTGAGTGTCAAGAGTGCAAAATTTCATGCGCCTGGAGAATTTCTATGAGCTTATTCCCCTGGACAGACTGTAAGGCTGTGTTTATGATAGATCTCGTCTCAAGCAAACGAAATGGAACCATATTCGAGTAAGTGGTGCAGGAAGACGCaggcaaaaagagagagaatcatAAGTAAAAGCCCAAAAGAAGTCCATTGATTTAAAACAAGTTTAGTATACTGTCAGGAAAACATTTATAGAAAAGCAGGGCAGAAAGAAAAT
This region of Salvelinus sp. IW2-2015 linkage group LG6.1, ASM291031v2, whole genome shotgun sequence genomic DNA includes:
- the LOC111964580 gene encoding LOW QUALITY PROTEIN: interleukin-6 receptor subunit alpha-like (The sequence of the model RefSeq protein was modified relative to this genomic sequence to represent the inferred CDS: inserted 2 bases in 2 codons); protein product: MRKEARRIEEEWAEGAVIKRRRVESHTWPTCVSPTLLRTPPALSRLHTLDIIKPAPPSSVVVRGVEGQEKRLRVSWAVPHSWKERDRYHELLYELRYHTMPHGTQIKGTTTARFYTITDALSGVQYLIQLRAKEEFDGHWSEWSTAVYANTWTAPVPTAFSDLSPVMQDYTDYTDSGSGMTEETSVSESRGDVEVWPHVLWVVASCVLLSITLLSAYLYRHRERFMSKLWRLSPVSSSPACPPPQXTALPTQEGHALVNFDXPIYGEPVPQEEEKKEEDEEEKREGEVIRFNNTSYFLVQSK